One Primulina huaijiensis isolate GDHJ02 chromosome 8, ASM1229523v2, whole genome shotgun sequence genomic region harbors:
- the LOC140982409 gene encoding type II inositol polyphosphate 5-phosphatase 15-like produces MDDQKEDPSNKKPTNFHFYSDKIPFCSDSDEDSSDGVDFLTNFSFNDASSNYQKTPRIFDRFYNSSSSDDEGDVSSSSNYQRRLDYMLQFLDRKLSTSYSSDQPLPEFVGAGGDTGIFKLPARAPVHPNRPPSLEIRPHPLRETQVGRFLRNILCVNDNDNGPQLWAGTECGVRVWDLNIDDMYGGQAEDGELEEGGTVRYWESAQVESATMCLVGDGGSRALWTGHKDGRIRCWKMMDFFSENFFCGTGNNGSYRNGFQEVLAWQAHHGPVLSIVVSSYGDIWSGSEGGAIKIWPWEAVEKSLSLTIGERNMAALLIERSYIDLRSQVTLNGAYSNVFTSEVKYMLSDHSGAKVWSAGFQSFALWDACTRELLKVFNIDGQIENMSPDALLEDEMKMKSLSGSKEKAQNSFNFFQRSCNAILGAADAVRRAAVKGSFGEDNRRTEALVSTVDGMVWTGCANGLLVQWDRNGNRLHEFQYHSFAVQCFCTIGERIWVGYISGTVQVLDLNGDLLGEWVAHSSPVIDLAVGGGYVFTLANHGGIRGWNITSPGPLDNLFRTELAGKEFLYTKLENLKILAGTWNVAQGRATPDSLISWLGSAATDIGIIVAGLQEVEMGAGFLAMSAAKETMGLEGSSAGQWWLDMIGKILDEGSTFSRVGSRQLAGLLISVWVRNNIRGHLGDVDVAAVPCGLGRAIGNKGAVGLRMRVYGRVMCFVNCHFAAHLEAVSRRNADFDHVYRTMVFSRPSNLLNTASAVVSSAVQILRVTNAMGINPVEGMPELSEADMVVFLGDFNYRLGGISDDEARDFVSQRCFDWLKERDQLREEMEAGNVFQGMREGYIGFPPSYKFEKHQSGLAGYDSGEKKRIPAWCDRILYRDNRSALASTCSLDCPVVSSIVQYEACMDVTDSDHKPVRCILSVEVARVDELVRRQVFGEIIRSNEKIKRFLEEMSKVPEAIVSTNNIILQNQDPSILRITNKSKKNRALFEICCEGLATIKEDGQASNHCPRGGFGFPQWLQVNPAAGIIEPDHIAEISIRHEEYQTLEEFVDGVSRSCWCEDARDKEVMLLVKMLGSCTTEIKRHRVRLRYSITGKITHMNSTSDNSNPFQSNLLHRSDFQKISGFCDIVDHLRNLHSP; encoded by the exons ATGGACGATCAGAAAGAAGATCCTTCTAACAAAAAACCCACCAATTTTCACTTCTACTCCGATAAAATCCCTTTCTGCTCCGATTCTGATGAAGATTCATCCGACGGCGTTGATTTCCTGACGAATTTCAGCTTTAATGACGCATCCTCGAATTACCAAAAAACACCCAGAATTTTCGACCGTTTCTACAATTCATCCTCATCCGATGACGAAGGTGATGTCAGCAGCTCTTCTAATTATCAGCGGAGACTGGATTACATGCTCCAGTTCCTCGACCGGAAACTCTCAACTTCGTACTCTTCTGACCAGCCGTTGCCTGAATTTGTCGGTGCGGGAGGTGATACTGGGATTTTTAAACTCCCTGCGCGAGCACCGGTTCACCCGAATCGACCTCCGAGTCTCGAGATAAGGCCGCATCCCTTGAGAGAAACGCAAGTTGGGAGGTTCTTAAGGAACATTTTATGCGTTAACGACAATGATAATGGGCCGCAGTTGTGGGCAGGGACGGAGTGTGGAGTAAGGGTTTGggatttgaatattgatgatatgtATGGCGGTCAGGCTGAGGATGGGGAATTGGAGGAGGGGGGTACGGTGAGGTATTGGGAGTCGGCACAGGTGGAGTCAGCCACGATGTGCTTGGTGGGTGATGGAGGGAGCAGAGCGTTGTGGACGGGGCACAAGGATGGAAGGATTAGGTGTTGGAAGATGATGGATTTTTTCAGTGAAAATTTTTTCTGTGGGACAGGGAATAATGGCAGTTATAGGAATGGTTTTCAGGAGGTGCTTGCGTGGCAAGCGCATCATGGGCCGGTGCTATCCATTGTTGTGAGTTCTTACG GAGATATATGGTCAGGATCTGAGGGTGGTGCTATCAAGATCTGGCCTTGGGAAGCTGTTGAGAAGTCCCTTTCTCTAACAATTGGAGAAAGGAACATGGCTGCTTTATTGATAGAAAGATCTTACATTGACCTGAGAAGCCAAGTTACCCTGAATGGAGCCTACAGTAACGTTTTTACTTCAGAAGTCAAGTATATGCTATCTGATCATTCTGGAGCCAAGGTGTGGAGTGCAGGTTTTCAGTCATTTGCATTGTG GGATGCTTGTACCAGGGAATTACTTAAAGTTTTTAACATTGATGGTCAGATCGAGAACATGTCACCTGATGCTTTATTGGAGGATGAGATGAAGATGAAGTCCCTATCTGGTTCAAAGGAAAAGGCAcaaaattcttttaattttttccagCGTTCTTGCAATGCTATACTAGGAGCGGCAGATGCTGTTCGTCGAGCTGCAGTTAAAGGATCTTTTGGAGAGGATAATAGGCGGACCGAAGCATTGGTCTCAACTGTTGATGGAATGGTTTGGACTGGATGTGCAAATGGGTTACTTGTGCAATGGGATCGGAATGGCAATCGATTGCATGAATTTCAGTATCATTCTTTTGCAGTTCAATGTTTCTGTACAATAGGTGAACGGATATGGGTAGGTTACATTAGTGGCACAGTGCAGGTTTTGGATCTCAATGGTGATTTGCTTGGAGAATGGGTAGCTCACAGTAGTCCGGTGATAGATTTAGCTGTCGGAGGTGGTTATGTTTTTACCTTGGCTAATCATGGTGGCATCCGTGGGTGGAATATTACATCTCCTGGACCACTTGATAATTTATTCCGTACAGAGTTGGCTGGGAAGGAATTTTTGTACACAAAGCTAGAGAATCTTAAAATATTGGCTGGAACATGGAATGTTGCACAAGGGCGGGCAACTCCAGACTCCCTTATATCGTGGCTAGGTTCTGCTGCAACAGACATTGGTATTATTGTTGCTGGGTTGCAGGAGGTGGAAATGGGTGCTGGTTTCCTAGCCATGTCTGCCGCCAAAGAAACT ATGGGTCTTGAGGGTAGTTCCGCGGGACAATGGTGGCTAGATATGATTGGAAAAATATTGGATGAGGGATCCACCTTTTCAAGGGTTGGCTCTAGGCAGTTGGCAGGTTTGCTCATTTCTGTATG GGTTAGAAACAATATTCGAGGGCATCTTGGGGATGTTGATGTTGCAGCAGTTCCTTGTGGATTGGGACGAGCTATTGGAAATAAG GGAGCTGTTGGGCTTAGGATGAGAGTGTATGGTCGAGTCATGTGCTTTGTGAATTGTCATTTCGCTGCACATTTAGAAGCTGTCAGTCGCCGAAATGCTGATTTCGATCATGTATATCGAACAATGGTTTTTAGCCGGCCATCTAATCTTTTAAATACTGCTTCTG CTGTCGTTTCATCCGCTGTTCAAATACTTCGGGTGACAAAT GCTATGGGTATTAACCCTGTGGAAGGGATGCCTGAGCTTTCTGAGGCTGACATGGTTGTATTTCTTGGAGATTTCAACTATCGGCTTGGTGGCATATCTGACGACGAAGCAAGAGATTTTGTTTCTCAAAGATGCTTTGACTGGCTTAAAGAAAGGGATCAGTTGCGAGAAGAAATGGAAGCAGGAAATGTCTTTCAAGGAATGCGGGAAGGTTATATCGGATTTCCTCCATCTTATAAATTCGAGAAGCACCAATCAGGTTTGGCAG GATACGATTCTGGGGAGAAGAAACGAATACCTGCCTGGTGTGACAGAATTCTGTATCGTGATAACCGGTCAGCTTTGGCATCTACCTGCAGCTTAGACTGCCCTGTTGTCTCCTCTATAGTACA GTATGAAGCTTGCATGGATGTGACTGATAGTGATCACAAACCTGTCCGTTGCATTCTAAGTGTGGAGGTCGCCCGAGTTGACGAATTGGTAAGAAGACAAGTGTTCGGAGAAATCATCAGATCAAATGAGAAAATCAAACGTTTTCTTGAAGAGATGTCCAAAGTTCCAGAAGCAATCGTCAGTACTAACAACATAATACTTCAGAATCAAGATCCATCCATATTGCGGATCACAAATAAATCCAAGAAAAACAGAGCTCTATTCGAAATATGTTGCGAAGGTCTGGCTACCATTAAGGAGGATGGGCAAGCATCCAATCATTGTCCAAGAGGTGGTTTTGGATTCCCACAATGGCTACAG GTCAATCCAGCAGCAGGAATCATTGAACCGGATCATATTGCTGAAATATCTATCCGACATGAAGAATATCAAACATTGGAAGAGTTTGTTGATGGTGTCTCAAGAAGCTGTTGGTGCGAAGATGCCAGGGACAAGGAAGTTATGTTACTGGTTAAAATGCTGGGGAGCTGCACAACAGAGATAAAACGCCACCGAGTACGTCTGCGCTACAGCATTACTGGAAAAATCACACACATGAATTCGACCTCTGACAACTCTAATCCATTCCAATCGAATCTTCTACACCGCTctgattttcaaaaaataagtgGTTTCTGCGATATAGTTGACCATCTTCGAAATCTGCACAGTCCTTGA